A single window of Debaryomyces hansenii CBS767 chromosome F complete sequence DNA harbors:
- a CDS encoding DEHA2F18062p (similar to uniprot|P38994 Saccharomyces cerevisiae YDR208W MSS4 Phosphatidylinositol-4-phosphate 5-kinase involved in actin cytoskeleton organization and cell morphogenesis), translating into MIQYDLAHTSTNNFRDKNYDLYRIRQTPRKLMTNSTISLTSEPSPNLNTDGLSNTSNEDSNIVITMINDNIENNESGSAMNGDTKSNISSKVSKNNQNNCRLNQRDSSTPTSYKASHSEVSDSTNDTSPSSLEENRTPKPARKTTTGINNMRAELVDGPKEPIIIEHLHSVGVDPLEVIDPAISENNFVKGNRTSKNPEKSLHSTVRDETLSYNTGRRHTTPHSTASRDSADLAFRHSLDKPSSRPIARSTFPSYNRRKATSTDTVGNTYAHDSTSSEINRMKNSLLVQRNMKKKRNILEDEKVLVGNKISEGHENFVMAYNMLTGIRVAVSRCSGIMKNLDDQDFRTTKKLSFNMDGSELTPSSKYDFKFKDYCPEVFRSLRSMFGIDPADYLISVTGKYILSELGSPGKSGSFFYYSRDYRFIIKTIHHGEHKQLRRILKDYYKHIKENPNTLISQFYGLHRVKMPFNKSGIKKVHFIVMNNLFPSQRDIHVKYDLKGSTWGRKYEVPEKSQSLANFTLKDLNWLERNDKIKFGPEKRKLFFEQLEKDVKLLQKINVMDYSLLLGIHDVKMGNNTDTIQRLSIFDPKSTDKYDLINTNPRDIDIANDLPNNLYPGRLKYIFYGHDGGIRATNELNEPLGEIYYLGIIDCLTNYSLKKRLETMWRSIGHSRSTISAVPAKEYGDRFLKFIKDGTTNIKTKIK; encoded by the coding sequence ATGATTCAATACGATTTAGCACATACTAGCACCAACAATTTTAGAGATAAAAATTATGATTTATACCGAATCAGACAGACGCCCCGTAAATTGATGACGAACAGCACAATTTCATTAACGAGCGAACCTTCACCCAATTTGAATACCGACGGGTTGTCGAATACATCTAACGAAGATAGCAATATTGTCATTACAATGATTAACGATAATATAGAGAATAACGAGAGCGGGAGTGCCATGAATGGGGATACCAAGAGCAATATTAGCCTGAAGGTGTCAAAGAATAACCAGAATAATTGTCGTCTCAACCAACGCGATTCATCGACACCTACATCGTACAAGGCTTCACATTCAGAAGTGTCAGATTCTACCAATGACACATCGCCGTCATCATTGGAGGAGAATAGGACACCAAAACCAGCTCGTAAGACTACCACGGGTATTAACAATATGCGGGCGGAATTAGTCGATGGTCCTAAAGAGCCGATTATTATTGAGCATTTGCATTCAGTCGGCGTCGATCCTTTAGAAGTGATAGACCCCGCAATTTCTGAAAACAACTTTGTGAAGGGAAATAGGACGAGTAAAAATCCAGAGAAATCATTACATAGCACAGTGAGGGATGAAACCTTGTCATATAATACTGGCAGAAGACATACAACTCCCCATTCCACTGCTCTGAGAGATTCCGCTGATTTAGCTTTCAGGCATTCTTTAGATAAACCATCATCGCGTCCTATAGCCCGCAGCACATTCCCATCTTATAATAGAAGGAAAGCTACAAGCACTGATACGGTTGGAAATACATATGCACATGATTCAACTAGTTCAGAGATTAATAGGATGAAAAATTCTCTTCTAGTACAAAGAAAcatgaaaaagaaaagaaacaTActagaagatgaaaaagTACTTGttggaaataaaattaGTGAGGGGCATGAGAATTTTGTTATGGCATACAATATGTTGACCGGGATTAGAGTTGCAGTTTCTCGTTGCTCAGgtataatgaaaaatttagatGATCAAGACTTTCGAACAACAAAGAAGTTATCATTCAACATGGACGGAAGTGAGTTAACTccttcatcaaaatatgattttaaatttaaagattaCTGTCCTGAAGTATTTAGGAGTTTGAGATCTATGTTCGGAATTGATCCGGCTGATTATCTTATCTCAGTAACCGGGAAATACATTTTATCTGAGTTAGGTTCACCTGGTAAAAGTGGgtcttttttttattattcgCGAGATTAtagatttatcattaaaacAATTCATCATGGGGAACATAAACAattaagaagaatattaaagGATTACTATAAACACATAAAAGAAAATCCAAATACTTTGATTTCACAATTTTATGGTTTACATAGGGTTAAGATGCCATTTAATAAAAGTGGTATAAAAAAGGTACATTTCATAGTGATGAATAACTTGTTTCCTTCCCAGAGAGATATTCATGTAAAGTATGATTTAAAGGGATCAACGTGGGGTAGAAAATATGAAGTACCTGAAAAACTGCAAAGCTTGGCGAACTTTACTTTGAAAGATCTTAACTGGCTTGAACGAAACGATAAAATAAAGTTTGGGCCGGAGAAgagaaaattattttttgaacAACTTGAGAAAGACgtaaaattattgcaaaagATTAATGTAATGGATTATTCGCTCTTATTAGGAATTCATGATGTCAAGATGGGAAATAACACCGACACTATTCAAAGATTGTCTATCTTCGATCCAAAATCGACagataaatatgatttgataaatacaaATCCCAGAGACATTGATATTGCAAATGATCttccaaataatttatatcCTGGCAggttgaaatatatattctacGGACATGATGGTGGTATTAGGGCtacaaatgaattgaatgaaCCTTTAGgtgaaatatattatttagGTATTATTGATTGCTTGACTAACTATTCCCTTAAAAAGAGGTTAGAAACTATGTGGAGATCGATAGGCCATTCAAGAAGTACTATATCAGCGGTACCTGCCAAAGAATATGGTGATagatttttgaaatttattaaagatgGTACTACTAATATCAAAACTAAAATAAAATGA
- a CDS encoding DEHA2F18106p (weakly similar to uniprot|P47127 Saccharomyces cerevisiae YJR080C FMP26) has translation MKANIAMASKQLQFIRSLIISQPPTIALPNQSSNISKIENIKGNDLPNQKTLNDPEFQSLGQPASVLAINSPPSVPIYIRKNSLLSIYGIDNSFVNSIKGSVEFINPLKRFIYGGYVSKYQKIISTVPFSLLVSSSSKNFRLRTNRQKSFATLLLDGTNDWAVLNNTALQAYTGGTLNVSMFRIPKNISKTLASLLKITNATETGLFRWNNLGYALLTGRGQVGLVGNGAIYNINLKENEEVLISRKNLLSISVNGPYDLQNCIVKYSFPVTKPETGTIGSTKEAPVQLNKDDVIPANNFNHYWNIIKGYSRHIINFFKRSQRLTYNFLVGNEDFVRVIGPRNLLLQSNSVGSHSTSSSELPKPNLSNIKANIEKKSSDFLNYVTIEPGRGAVFKSTPNFRESVQKIEKKSS, from the coding sequence atgaaagCCAACATAGCGATGGCTTCAAAACAGCtacaatttattagatcATTGATCATTTCACAACCCCCTACAATAGCATTACCTAATCAATCTAGTAATATTTCtaagattgaaaatatcaaggGAAATGATTTACCAAACCAGAAAACCTTAAATGACCCAGAGTTTCAGAGTTTGGGTCAGCCCGCATCAGTGTTAGCCATTAATTCGCCTCCTTCCGTACCTATTTATATCAGAAAAAACTCATTATTGTCAATCTATGgaattgataattcatttgtgAATTCAATTAAAGGTCTGGTTGAATTCATAAACCCTCTAAAAAGGTTCATTTATGGAGGCTAcgtttcaaaatatcagaAGATTATTTCTACGGTGCCATTCTCTTTATTAGTTTCCTCAAGCTCGAAGAATTTTAGATTGAGAACTAATAGGCAAAAATCGTTTGCTACTTTGTTATTAGACGGAACGAATGATTGGGCAGTTTTAAATAATACTGCGTTACAAGCCTATACGGGTGGTACATTGAATGTTTCTATGTTCAGGATTCCAAAGAATATCAGTAAAACCTTAGCaagtttattgaaaataacgaATGCAACTGAAACTGGTTTATTCAGATGGAATAACTTAGGATATGCTTTACTAACTGGAAGGGGTCAGGTAGGATTAGTTGGTAACGGTgctatttataatattaatttaaaagaGAATGAAGAAGTTTTAATTAGTAGAAAAAATTTGCTAAGTATTAGTGTTAATGGACCCTATGATTTGCAGAATTGTATTGTTAAATACTCGTTTCCAGTCACTAAGCCGGAAACAGGTACGATTGGGTCAACAAAAGAAGCTCCAGTTCAATTAAACAAAGACGACGTCATTCCTGCTAACAATTTTAACCATTATTGGAACATCATCAAAGGATACTCTCGtcatattatcaattttttcaaaagatcCCAAAGATTGACTTACAATTTCTTAGTAGGGAATGAAGATTTCGTAAGAGTTATTGGTCCTAGAAACCTATTATTACAATCCAATAGTGTTGGCTCGCATTCTACGTCATCTAGCGAGCTTCCAAAGCCTAATTTACTGAATATCAAGGCTAACatagaaaaaaaatctTCGGACTTTTTAAATTATGTAACCATTGAACCAGGTAGAGGTGCCGTCTTCAAGAGCACGCCGAACTTTAGAGAATCCGTCCAAAAGATCGAAAAAAAATCTCtgtaa
- a CDS encoding DEHA2F18128p (some similarities with uniprot|P32583 Saccharomyces cerevisiae YKR092C SRP40 Suppressor of mutant AC40 subunit of RNA polymerase I and III): MAENTEENASSSDQIDRNQSFGDVDERIPRLVRISSLHPNYVRQNLSSTVSPVKLLLEGDLMSMTKDWSQMEMEDERRLVRFKFKRETPTDYYITFEAVSKQEFTHEQPIISCIFWKEKNLHISTSVDIILILEYLVEQCFTIEEKNRIRRNLQSLKPYTVSRSNKSCQRFFNVLMSMEDPRPRNIEKDLKVFKWSDLFNAFNKVISKYSTNMPKNVSPSGDGGIAQDKSLPGDSDILGVNGAGISKGRSDDGLIASSKNSEMSSFLPNERLKILKRKVTQSRNSNQLSINGRHKLFQHAITPTDPIPIRHDNDKTNGDFKFDKENNFDSDNSENVGKNNTYNKNSDIRQSEDCYKQKVNPCLAEPEPKVKMQTSITGDELPDSLSSQSVSGLEVNSGLGSYSSMLVSISPASDSRNSNTKTNINNNSNSNSNTTNTNTNTNTTKSNEKSNESSSGHSSDVFTNGSSRSTQVSSDFLYTSSIGLDARKKVLSDQRLDHISKPLSNGQVQQESYFKERHHTHYFQYPSQSQLYNDTEYKPLSANNVRIHEEKTTNGKIDKVKLPSIKPSINKSNTLRERGIELPPLKQSGGGQFQFNGPLPGPSMIQSNIEEYRKQPIAVTPSTITQQVSSGTEGFVVNLNPITDSFRPPERQ, translated from the coding sequence ATGGCTGAAAATACGGAGGAGAATGCTAGTTCATCAGATCAGATCGACCGCAATCAGAGTTTTGGGGATGTAGATGAACGCATACCGAGATTGGTGAGGATATCATCATTGCATCCCAATTATGTGAGACAGAACTTGAGTCTGACAGTCAGTCCTGTGAAGCTTTTGCTCGAGGGAGACTTGATGTCGATGACGAAGGACTGGAGTCAAATGGAGATGGAAGATGAGAGGAGATTAGTGCGCTTCAAGTTCAAGAGGGAAACACCTACGGATTATTATATCACTTTTGAAGCAGTCAGTAAGCAAGAATTCACACACGAACAGCCCATAATTTCATGTATATTCTGGAAAGAGAAAAACTTGCATATTTCAACGTCCGttgatattatattgatattggaatatttgGTAGAACAATGCTTTACTATAGAGGAGAAAAATAGGATACGGAGGAATTTGCAGTCCTTAAAGCCGTATACTGTTTCTCGTTCCAATAAGTCATGCCAGCGTTTTTTTAATGTCTTGATGAGCATGGAAGATCCAAGACCCCGGAACATCGAGAAGGACCTCAAGGTATTCAAATGGAGTGATTTGTTCAATGCCTTTAATAAAGTGATATCGAAGTATTCGACAAACATGCCAAAGAATGTTTCTCCTCTGGGGGACGGTGGTATTGCTCAGGACAAATCTCTTCCTGGTGATTCAGATATACTTGGTGTCAACGGTGCTGGTATATCTAAGGGCCGTAGTGATGATGGGTTGATTGCAAGTAGTAAGAATAGTGAAATGTCATCATTTTTGCCGAATGAAAGgttaaagatattgaaaaggaaAGTCACCCAATCAAGAAACCTGAATCAGTTGAGTATAAATGGAAGAcataaattatttcaacatGCTATAACTCCAACGGATCCTATCCCAATTAGACACGACAATGATAAAACCAATGGGGATTTCAAGTTCGATaaggaaaataatttcGACAGCGATAATAGTGAGAACGTTGGCAAAAACAACACGTATAACAAGAATAGCGATATTAGACAAAGTGAGGATTGTTACAAACAGAAAGTGAATCCTTGTCTCGCAGAACCGGAACCAAAAGTTAAGATGCAAACTTCTATAACGGGAGATGAATTACCGGATAGTTTAAGCTCACAATCAGTTTCTGGATTAGAAGTGAATTCAGGACTAGGTAGTTATAGCTCAATGCTAGTTTCGATTTCCCCCGCTTCagattcaagaaattccaATACCAAGACTAATATCAATAACAATAGCAACAGCAATAGCAATACTACCAATACTAATACTAATACTAATACTACCAAGTCAAATGAAAAGTCAAATGAATCGTCAAGTGGTCATTCTTCGGATGTTTTCACTAATGGCAGTTCGAGGAGTACACAAGTATCACTGGATTTCTTATATACGAGCAGTATTGGGCTTGATGCACGAAAGAAAGTGCTATCGGATCAAAGGCTTGACCATATCAGCAAACCTTTAAGTAATGGTCAAGTACAACAAGAATCTTATTTTAAAGAACGTCATCATactcattattttcaatatccgTCACAGTCGCAATTATATAATGATACTGAGTACAAACCGTTGAGTGCTAATAATGTTCGAATTCACGAAGAGAAAACAACAAATGGAAAAATTGACAAGGTGAAGCTTCCTTCCATAAAACCTAGTATAAATAAACTGAACACATTAAGAGAGAGAGGAATTGAATTACCACCTCTAAAACAGCTGGGTGGCGGCCAATTTCAGTTTAATGGTCCATTGCCGGGTCCCAGTATGATTCAATCGAATATAGAGGAGTATAGAAAGCAGCCTATTGCTGTTACCCCTAGTACTATTACTCAGCAGGTTTCCAGTGGAACAGAAGGCTTTGTGGTTAATTTGAATCCAATTACTGACCTGTTTCGTCCACCAGAGCGCCAATAA
- a CDS encoding DEHA2F18150p (similar to uniprot|Q05210 Saccharomyces cerevisiae YDL001W RMD1 Cytoplasmic protein required for sporulation), with amino-acid sequence MSSDHDDTIPLLSDSIPENPIRLPEQELQRKESAQPAVSKNSQANRSISKINQSPKIGLQRTSRTTQKLKLLPEDPPNLADENDEEVYSQVTRIKDTPARKDAETLGKSQRDLLPRVTAYCTCGSYKMKDLLRWLKDRKRIHNTNPKLFDECLYTPFTYKDWRSEHVSQDDQHHFIRLADEGGEIDIGKRNDIFIFEYGVIIMWGYTPKEEAAFLEDLAKFESEKLSAEDIQVEEFNYYITKSYQPRIYNDFITIRDDSNYMLKLSISHALAQSVKISLFEELVDNTIEDTEDIPQQIAQTGKVEMTKDEIMKSIGELFILRININLHGSVLDSPELMWAEPHLEPIYQATRGYLEINQRVELLNQRLEVISDLLQMLKEQLGHSHEENLEFIVVVLVAVEVLVSIINIMIDILTY; translated from the coding sequence ATGTCTAGTGATCATGATGATACAATACCCCTATTATCCGATAGTATTCCAGAGAATCCTATAAGGCTTCCGGAACAAGAGCTACAACGAAAGGAATCAGCGCAACCTGCGGTGAGCAAGAACCTGCAAGCAAATAGATCTATTTCCAAGATAAACCAATCGCCAAAAATTGGGCTTCAGAGGACAAGTAGAACAACAcaaaagttgaaattattaCCCGAGGATCCACCTAATTTAGCTGACGAAAATGACGAGGAAGTTTACTCGCAGGTGACCAGGATAAAGGACACACCAGCCCGTAAAGATGCTGAGACATTGGGAAAGCTGCAGCGAGACCTTTTGCCGCGTGTTACAGCCTACTGTACTTGCGGGTCGTATAAAATGAAAGACTTGTTGAGGTGGTTGAAGGACCGAAAGCGTATACATAACACGAATCCGAAGTTGTTTGACGAGTGTTTGTACACCCCATTTACGTATAAGGATTGGCGAAGTGAGCATGTTAGCCAAGACGACCAGCATCATTTTATAAGGTTGGCAGACGAAGGTGGTGAAATTGACATTGGGAAGAGAAAcgatatatttatctttgaaTACGGGGTCATTATCATGTGGGGGTACACTCCGAAGGAAGAAGCAGCATTTTTGGAAGATTTGGCCAAATTCGAAAGCGAAAAATTATCGGCAGAGGATATTCAGGTCGAAGAATTCAACTACTACATCACAAAGTCGTACCAGCCCCGTATCTACAACGACTTCATCACCATCAGGGACGACTCAAACTACATGTTGAAACTCTCAATCTCGCACGCCTTGGCACAATCAGTGAAGATATCTTTATTCGAAGAATTGGTTGACAACACAATCGAAGACACCGAAGACATCCCCCAACAAATTGCCCAAACCGGTAAAGTCGAAATGACAAAAGACGAAATAATGAAATCCATCGGTGAACTATTCATCCTTCGtattaatatcaacttGCATGGCTCCGTCTTGGACTCTCCAGAGTTAATGTGGGCCGAACCTCACTTGGAGCCAATCTACCAGGCTACCAGGGGTTATCTTGAAATTAACCAGAGAGTCGAACTCTTGAACCAGCGACTCGAAGTTATCTCCGACTTGTTACAGATGTTGAAAGAACAATTGGGCCACTCAcatgaagaaaatttagAGTTTATTGTTGTAGTTCTTGTTGCTGTTGAAGTGCTAGTTAGTATTATTAACATCATGATAGATATATTAACCTATTAA